A window of Candidatus Afararchaeum irisae genomic DNA:
GAGGCGGACGCCGAGTACGTAGTCTTCGCGGGCGTGACGTTCATGGCTGAGACAGCCGACATAGTCACAGACGACGACCAGAAGGTCATTCTCCCGAGCATGGAGGCGTCGTGTCCGATGGCGGGAATGGCTGAGAACATACAGGTCGACGGCGCGTGGGAGGAACTCACCGGAGTCGTCGATGAGGACGACGTGATACCCATCACGTATGTCAACTCGTACGCCTCGCTCAAGGCTTTCACGGCGGAACAGGGAGGCTCGTGCTGTACGTCGTCGAGCGCCGAACGCATATTCGACTGGGCACTCGACGAGGGAGAGAAGGTCTTCTTCCTCCCTGACGAGCACCTCGGACGTAACACCCTACATAAGCTCGGCTACGGCGAGGACGACTACGTCGTCTGGAGCCCGTGGGAGGAGACTCTCGGCGGAAACACGCGCGAGGAGATAGAGAATGCGACCTTCATACTCTGGGAGGGCTACTGCCAGGTTCACGAGAGGTTCGACGTCTCCGACATCGAGGAGACCCGCGAACTCCATCCCGACGTCAACGTCATGGTACATCCCGAGTGTAAACACGAGGTCGTCGAGG
This region includes:
- the nadA gene encoding quinolinate synthase NadA, translated to MSLTNDAALSFWKYSDALGALPDEYRDIPEDERIERTRAAKEELGDDVVILGHNYQRHSVTRFADHLGDSLQLSRLAAEADAEYVVFAGVTFMAETADIVTDDDQKVILPSMEASCPMAGMAENIQVDGAWEELTGVVDEDDVIPITYVNSYASLKAFTAEQGGSCCTSSSAERIFDWALDEGEKVFFLPDEHLGRNTLHKLGYGEDDYVVWSPWEETLGGNTREEIENATFILWEGYCQVHERFDVSDIEETRELHPDVNVMVHPECKHEVVEAADYDGSTSQIIEKVENAPEGSTWAIGTELHLVKRLARENPDKEIFGLCGEECMDCNAMRQIDPDFLVYALEELADGNVVNRIDVDDHEEDLANVALERMMSI